In [Phormidium] sp. ETS-05, the genomic window GTCAGCAGCACCACCACCGTCACCGCCAAAGCATACAAATCACTATGGGGATAAACCGCACCCGATCGCCATTGCTCCGGCGGCGCATAACCCAACTTACCCAAAATCGTCCCTGGCGTCGGTGTAGGTCCCGCCGCCAAATACTCAGACTCCAAATTAGCCGCCACCTGCTTCACACCGCCAAAATCAATCAACACCGGCAACTGGTCCGAGCGACGCCAAATTAAATTATCCGGCGAGATATCCCGGTGAATCACCCCCAAAGAATGGATATAATCCAGCACCGGCAACAAATCCAGCAGCAACTGCCGCCCTTGCGCCTCCGTAAACCGCTTCCCCTGACGCTGGCATTCCTGCAACAACTGGCTGTAAGTCCAACCTTCCACATAATCCTGCACCAAAAACAGGCGGCTCGCCTCCCCCACCTTCGCCCGCAACAGCTCCCGAAATTTCGGAATTTGGGGGTGTTGCAGCTTGTAAAGTACCCCCGCCTCCCGAGCAAACAGCTCAGAAGCTTTTTTCAGAGCCTGAGTGCCCTGCACTTTCGGCGCAAATTCCTTCAGGACGCACTTTTCCCCAAACCGGTTGAGATCTTCTCCCAAATAAGTGCGCCCGAAACCACCGTGAATTCCCGCACCATTCGGTAGCGCTCCCCCACGATCGTCCCGTGAGACAAATCCTTCCCCAGAGCCAACACCAACCGCTCCCCGCAATACTGGCAAAAGCGACTTCCTGGCGGATTATGGTGTCCTTTCTTACAATGGACCGGCATCATTGAGCTGGGACTCTCCCACGAAGTTTTTACCATTTTAACTATTGGTCATTGGTTATTGGTCATTTGTCCTTTGTCATTTGTCCTTTGTCATTTGTCATTTGTCCTTTGTCATTTGTCCTTTGTCATTTGTCATTTGTCCTTTGTTATTTGTCCTTTGTCCTTTGTCATTTGTCCTTTGTCATTTGTCATTTGTTGCTTTTATTCTTGTGATTAAGCTAAATTTACTTATTTGCGTTATTTTTAAATACTTTCATATGAATAAACGATCAAAGGACAAAGGACCAGGGACAAATGACCAATGACTAAGTATTGCCATACACTGGCACCACAGCGCCTCGGATATCCCCAGCCGCTTCTGATGCCAGGAAGCAAATCACTTCCGCCAAAGAATCCGCCTTTACCCAATTTACAGCCTTTTCCGGTCCCATTGCCTGCCTAGTGCCGGGAGTATCGATAATACTAGGACTAACCACATTCGCCGTGATATTAGTGCCCTTAGTTTCTTCCGCGATCGCCCGCGTCATCCCCTCCAAACCCGCCTTCGCCGCCCCATAAGCCGCCATTTGCCCCAACGGTTGCTCCGTCACCCGCGAACTAATCATCACCATCCGACCATAACCCGTTTCCAGCATCCGCCGCAAACAATGCTTAGCCACTAAAAACGACGTGTGCAAATTCATTTCCAACTGATATTGAAACGCTTCATAGGAGTATTCATGGGTTTTACCCATATCAAAACCCCCACCAAATGAATCAGCACATCCACCCTTTCCATCTCATTCACCACCTGCGCCACCGAACCTTCATCCAGCAAATTAGGTCGCACCCACCTAATTCGGGCAAAATCCGCAGGCGATACAATACTCTTCATCCGTTCCACTTGTTGAGCATTCCGATAAGTCATCGTCACAATGCCACCCCTCGCCAAAACCGCCGGGGTAACACCCATGCCCAGACCACCCGTCCCACCCGTCAGCAACACATACTTTCCCTTCATAACCTTAATCCCTGTAGTGCCCCATCATTATAACATCCCATTTCCAACCCTTCATCCCTCATCCTTGCCCGCCTCTAGCAATTGTGCCTGCATCAATTTTGGCCAAACCAGCAAAAAAAATCCCATCCACACCGAAATCGGTCCTGCTACTAATAACGTCAGCCAAATCTTATGCCCTAGCCA contains:
- a CDS encoding DUF6737 family protein, translating into MDKSKVTNPWQLKPWWCQPWSILLTGVSIIGGSWWLGHKIWLTLLVAGPISVWMGFFLLVWPKLMQAQLLEAGKDEG